CCGATGATAACACCCACAGCAAGGTCAACCACATTCCCGCGCGAAGCAAATTCTCTAAATTCTTTTATTATAGCCATAAATTTAAGTTTGGTTGATAAAGTTAGCAATAATACACAAGTAAGTTTTTATAGCGATTTTTGTTTGACGCAAAAACAATTATCCAACTAATACATTTAACAACTTTATAGCAGACGCATCAAGTAATTTTCAGTTAATATTAATTTGATGTATTTTTGGCTACGTCTTAATTATGCTTAAACAGAACCTTCAACAAAAACTTTTACAAAAACTTTCGCCGCAGCAAATTCAATTTATAAAATTGCTGCAGGTGCCTACCGTTTCGCTTGATACCAGGATAAAAGAAGAACTGGAAGAAAACCCCGCGCTTGAAGATCTGAGCCTCACTAATTTAAACGAACCCGAAGAACAATACCCGGATCGCGACCCCGACGATGATTACAACAACAACGACGAGGAAAAAGGCGAGATGGATGAATTTAATATTGACGATTACCTGCAGGAAGATAACGTGAATGATTATGGCTCGCGCTATGATCAAAACGGCGACGACGAGGATGAACGCAAGGAAATACCTATTGCCGTACAAAGCTCATTTTTTGAAAGCCTGCAACTACAGCTTGACCTTTTGGTACTGAGCGACAAGGATTTTATGATAGGCAAGCAGATCATCGGCAGCCTTGACGATGATGGTTACCTGCGCCGCCCTATTATGTCGCTTACTGATGACCTTGCATTTTCGCAAAATGTATTTGCCGAAGATGAAGAGGTTGAGGATATGCTGAAGGTGATACAGGGCTTTGACCCGGCAGGTGTTGGTGCACGAAGCCTGCAGGAGTGTTTATTGATCCAGTTGCGTAAAAAAGACCCGAACGACCCTATTATAAAGAAAGCCATTCTGGTTGTCGAAAATTATCTCGACGAGTTTACACGCAAACACTACGACAAACTCGAAAAATCGCTTAATCTTAATTCGATTGAGCTTCGCGGTGTTATTAATGAGATTCTGAAACTGAACCCGAAACCGGGCGACTCGAACGAGATCAATACCAAGCAAATGCAGGTGATCCCGGATTTTCATATCACCAATAATGATGGCACACTTGTGCTTACGCTTAACTCTAAAAACGCACCGGAGTTAAAAGTAAGCCGATCGTACCAGGAAATGTTTCAGCACTATGATAAAGCTTCGCAAAAAGATAAAAAGCTGAAAGAAGCGGTTCAATTTGTAAAACAAAAACTCGATTCGGCCAAGTGGTTTATTGATGCCATTAAACAGCGCCAGCAAACGCTGCTTAAAACCATGAATGCCATTATGCAATACCAATACGAGTTTTTCCTTACCGGCGACGACAAAAACCTGAAGCCGATGATATTAAAAGATATTGCCGACAGGATTGGTATGGATATCTCAACCGTATCGCGCGTAGCCAACTCCAAATACGTACAAACCGAATTTGGTACCTTCCTGCTCAAATCATTCTTCTCCGAAGCTATCCAGACAGAAAGTGGTGAAGAGGTTTCTAACAAAGAGGTAAAAAAGATCCTGGAAGAACATATTGGCAAAGAGGATAAACGTCATCCGCTTGCGGATGAGAAACTAACCGAGATTTTGAAAGATGCAGGTTACAATATTGCCCGCCGTACGGTTGCCAAATACCGTGAGCAG
The sequence above is a segment of the Mucilaginibacter celer genome. Coding sequences within it:
- the rpoN gene encoding RNA polymerase factor sigma-54, with amino-acid sequence MLKQNLQQKLLQKLSPQQIQFIKLLQVPTVSLDTRIKEELEENPALEDLSLTNLNEPEEQYPDRDPDDDYNNNDEEKGEMDEFNIDDYLQEDNVNDYGSRYDQNGDDEDERKEIPIAVQSSFFESLQLQLDLLVLSDKDFMIGKQIIGSLDDDGYLRRPIMSLTDDLAFSQNVFAEDEEVEDMLKVIQGFDPAGVGARSLQECLLIQLRKKDPNDPIIKKAILVVENYLDEFTRKHYDKLEKSLNLNSIELRGVINEILKLNPKPGDSNEINTKQMQVIPDFHITNNDGTLVLTLNSKNAPELKVSRSYQEMFQHYDKASQKDKKLKEAVQFVKQKLDSAKWFIDAIKQRQQTLLKTMNAIMQYQYEFFLTGDDKNLKPMILKDIADRIGMDISTVSRVANSKYVQTEFGTFLLKSFFSEAIQTESGEEVSNKEVKKILEEHIGKEDKRHPLADEKLTEILKDAGYNIARRTVAKYREQMNIPVARLRKEL